A DNA window from Ranitomeya imitator isolate aRanImi1 chromosome 2, aRanImi1.pri, whole genome shotgun sequence contains the following coding sequences:
- the CANT1 gene encoding soluble calcium-activated nucleotidase 1 translates to MNPYTLLECKESMSPLRISVGGLPVLASMTKTADPRFRPRWRAIVLSLLGLALLLLLLYFHPSSSPKTALPNAHNWKIIQPLAGELYNDTYPLSPPLKTPDGLRYQIAVIADLDTDSRSSKDHTWFSYLKKGHLTLFNSGDQVTVEWEKENIVLQTHLAEKGRGMELSELIVFNGKLYSVDDRTGVIYRLDGNKAVPWVILTDGDGTVDKGFKAEWLAVKDELLYVGGLGKEWTTTTGKVLNENPEWIKVIGPHGDVRHQNWVPNYNLLREAAGIKPPGYLIHESAAWSDSLHSWFFLPRRASKERYSEKEDEQRGTNILLRASPDFSSIKLSHVGSQNPTHGFSSFKFIPGTDDQIIVALKSEENNGEVATYITVFILDGRVLLHETKIGDVKYEGIEFI, encoded by the exons ATGAATCCCTACACACTACTGGAATGTAAAGAGTCTATGAGCCCCCTGCGGATCAGTGTGGGTGGGCTTCCTGTTCTGGCCTCCATGACAAAGACTGCAGACCCCCGTTTCAGGCCACGCTGGCGTGCCATTGTCCTGTCCTTATTGGGCTTAgcgttgttgctgctgctgctctacTTTCATCCATCTTCAAGCCCAAAGACTGCATTACCGAATGCTCACAATTGGAAGATCATTCAGCCTTTAGCTGGTGAACTCTATAATGACACGTACCCACTTTCTCCACCCCTGAAGACCCCTGATGGACTCCGCTACCAAATCGCAGTTATTGCAGACTTAGACACTGACTCTCGCAGCTCCAAAGACCATACTTGGTTCAGCTATCTTAAGAAAGGTCACCTAACACTGTTCAATAGTGGTGACCAAGTTACAGTAGAATGGGAGAAGGAAAATATTGTCCTGCAAACGCACCTGGCAGAAAAAGGGAGAGGAATGGAACTGTCCGAGCTAATAGTATTTAATGGAAAGCTGTATTCGGTGGACGATCGTACGGGGGTCATTTACAGGCTGGATGGCAACAAAGCTGTACCGTGGGTCATACTGACAGACGGAGATGGCACCGTGGATAAAG GTTTTAAAGCGGAGTGGCTTGCGGTGAAGGATGAACTCTTGTATGTCGGGGGTTTGGGAAAGGAATGGACGACCACTACTGGCAAGGTGCTGAATGAAAACCCTGAATGGATAAAAGTAATAGGACCCCATGGTGACGTTCGCCACCAAAACTGGGTTCCCAACTACAACTTGTTACGAGAGGCTGCCGGAATAAAGCCCCCAG GTTACTTGATCCATGAGTCCGCAGCATGGAGTGACTCACTACATAGCTGGTTTTTCCTACCACGCCGCGCCAGTAAGGAAAGGTACAGTGAGAAAGAGGATGAACAGCGTGGTACAAACATCCTTCTGCGAGCCTCTCCTGACTTCTCCAGCATAAAACTATCTCATGTGGGATCACAGAATCCAACGCATGGATTCTCCTCATTCAAATTCATCCCGGGCACAGATGATCAGATCATTGTCGCTCTGAAATCCGAAGAAAACAATGGTGAAGTTGCCACATACATCACAGTTTTTATTTTGGATGGCCGTGTCCTACTACACGAGACAAAGATTGGTGACGTTAAGTATGAAGGAATTGAAtttatctga